GTAGTAAATTCTAATAGTCCGTGGAAATGGAGGTAGATTAGTGGTGGAGAAAAATTAACAGCTCCCCAAAAAGCTATTATTAAGCAGGTTGCTATTGAGAAAGGTTTAATACCTGATGTTCCTATGAAATTAGGTACACAATATCCTGATTTTAAGAAAGCTGGTTTAATTATTAAATCGGATGAGTTACCAGAGGAAATGTGGTTGGCAAGTGACAAACAACAATTTAAATGATTAGATGCCAGGTAAAATGGAATTAGTACCATTTGGAATACATAATAGCATATTTCATAAAGGTGGGCGGAGTGAAGGACATTGGTCTTATAGATCTAAAGGTAGGTAAAGAAATGGAGGAATTAAAATGAAGATTAAAAATGGTAGTGAACTTCAATCACCAAATGATTAATTAATTGAATCATTTGAGGAATATTGTGAGATAAAATTACCAAATGATTTTATAGATTTTTTGAAAAAATATAATGGCTCTATTCCAATTACTAATGTTTTTTCACATGAAAAAAACGAACTTTTAATTGAACGTTTCTTATGTTTGTTGGAGGACCCAGAAGATGATGATGAAAATGGTTGGTATGATATAGAGGTTGTATTATCTGATATCGATACTCGTTTAACGGATGATGAAGATTTAACAGGGATAAATGTTATTCCATTTGCTGTTTTATTCGCAGGTGATTTTCTTTGTTTAGATTTTAGAGAAAAGGAAATACCATCTGTTGTGGT
This DNA window, taken from Bacillus cereus ATCC 14579, encodes the following:
- a CDS encoding HNH endonuclease; translated protein: MELVPFGIHNSIFHKGGRSEGHWSYRSKGR
- a CDS encoding SMI1/KNR4 family protein, whose translation is MESFEEYCEIKLPNDFIDFLKKYNGSIPITNVFSHEKNELLIERFLCLLEDPEDDDENGWYDIEVVLSDIDTRLTDDEDLTGINVIPFAVLFAGDFLCLDFREKEIPSVVVWYHEESEELNQVTSEVADNFSEFLSMLKE